The genome window AGTATGCGTAAAAGCCGTAAACCTTAAATTTCACGTAGTTGGAAAAGCCTTGAAGACTTCATTCAAGCAAGGCACCCTCAAAATTCCCGCATGTGTTTCATCGGTTTGGCCCACTGTGCCATGTGCATAAGGGCTCGGAACTCGGAGCTCGGACTCGGGACTCGCACACGGGCTACCTCCGATTATAACTTATAACACCAACGAGCGAGAAAAATCTTGTGGGAAACTTGAGGGCAAAGTGTTTCCCACGATTCGAATGTCAGTGGAAAGGAAAACAGAGAAGCAGCATGTGCAACCACCgtcgcaccaccaccactgcACCATCGCATCTTCATCCCCTGCCGAGACTCACTTACACCGAACACCAGGGGCCACAGCAATAGCACTAAGAAcatatttaaagttttattttattaaaaaacaacTTTTAAgtactttaaattaaaaccaTTCAAgaccattcaagacatgatcAAGGTTTATAGAAAATACTTTTGATAGGCTTTTTAATATGTCTTAAAAAGCGTTCTAcaacaattttcatttattcaCTCAAAGAACTATAGCTGCATTAATCACATTGCTCATACTATTTTTACCTCAGGTGTGTTCCAAACTTGTTTGTGGAGAAAAACCCACCACCGAAAATGCAGGCGAGAGGATCGTGTCCCAGTGACTGAGTAAAAGTAGTTTGCTCCGCAGGTGGTGGTTCTTCGGAGGCTCCGCAGCTCTCACTTCTCTCTTTCTCCGAGCAGCGTGCGCTGAGCACGAGACGCTCTCGCGGCGGCACGTGCAGCTATAAAAGCAGCGGTAACCGGAGACGAATGCAACATTTCGAACGCAATCGTCGTGCAGTCAACATCTCAGGATAACCTCCTCCGAAAGATCGAAGAAGTTCTTCAACAAGTCGTTCTTCCAGTTACCTAAACgcaacaaataaacaaaacaaacacacaatgGCCACCAAATACGAGATGTCGAAAACCTATCAGTACCGCAAGGTGATGAAGCCCTTGCTGGAGCGGAAGCGTCGTGCCAGGATCAACAAGTGCCTGGACGAGCTCAAGGATCTGATGGCCGAGTGCGTTGCCCAGACTGGCGATGCCAAATTCGAGAAGGCCGACATCCTGGAAGTCACCGTGCAGCATCTCCGCAAGCTGAAAGAGTCTAAGAAGCAAGTTCCGGCCAATCCCGAACAGAGTTTCCGTGCTGGATACATCCGGGCAGCCAACGAAGTGTCCCGCGCCCTGGCCTCCCTTCCCCGAGTGGATGTGGCTTTTGGAACCACACTGATGACCCATCTGGGCATGCGTCTCAACCAACTGGAGCAGCCCATGGAACAACCGCAGGCCGTCAACACACCACTCAGTATCGTCTGTGGATCTAGCTCGAGCTCCAGCTCCTACTCCAGtgccagctcctgctcctccatcAGTCCCGTTTCCAGTGGATATGCCAGCGACAACGAGTCTCTGCTCCAGATCAGCAGCCCCGGACAGGTGTGGCGTCCCTGGTAAACAGAGATCCACTCGGAAGGACTGAATTCCCGACGGGCAATCACGCAATTGGAACCGCAGCTTTAGAAAAAATGCTTTACAATGATCCTCATTTATTTGTTACGTTACCAAGTTTTAGGTTTCTAAGTTAAGTCTGTGATAGGGCACGCTTTATTAACTTTTGTCTTAAATCAATCGAGCAGAAGTCTGTTTTTTActctacatatatacaaatgtTTACCAGCTAAGAGATCTCAAGAACACAACATGAAAAGATACGAAAtgaaaaaacttaaatacAAATCAAAATATGAAACGAAATTAAACAACTATCTTATTATTTGGGCAATCTATTTTACAGCACAATCCAATGGTGCAACTTGAACTTGGATATTTTCCTTTAAATTCCAATAGGAAGAAGATTCCTCTGAATTAGTTCGTTGAACATATTTAATGTTGGTATACATGAACTTTAAGGTCcaatttaatgaaatcatcgtgtgCACTAGCTAATTTAGTACACGTGTAAAAGAATGGACTTCCCATAAATTATGTTCATTATCTTAAAGCCCATTATTATCTTAAACGAGCTATATTAA of Drosophila mauritiana strain mau12 chromosome 3R, ASM438214v1, whole genome shotgun sequence contains these proteins:
- the LOC117144858 gene encoding enhancer of split m7 protein, which translates into the protein MATKYEMSKTYQYRKVMKPLLERKRRARINKCLDELKDLMAECVAQTGDAKFEKADILEVTVQHLRKLKESKKQVPANPEQSFRAGYIRAANEVSRALASLPRVDVAFGTTLMTHLGMRLNQLEQPMEQPQAVNTPLSIVCGSSSSSSSYSSASSCSSISPVSSGYASDNESLLQISSPGQVWRPW